Proteins encoded together in one Rhizobacter sp. J219 window:
- a CDS encoding SMP-30/gluconolactonase/LRE family protein encodes MHAPRPTSDLRCLWPANATLGEGTLWSPRRQALYWVDILGRQLHRYEPASEMRISWHFSEEISALAERANAPGLLVTLRSGFAFFDPDNGTLTPLHDPEPHLPGNRFNDGKCDAQGNFWGGTMDFGCTEPTGKLYRFDAQHRCTLAFDANYAVTNGPTWSLDGRTLFFNETAKKKVHAFDLDPATGALSNQRLFLRLADEDGYPDGMTTDAEGRLWIAHWGGACVSCHDPVTAQELARIQLPTDHVSNCCFGGPELKTLFITTARFELSDAQLAAQPLAGALFAIDLDQPGRAPHLFAG; translated from the coding sequence ATGCACGCCCCGCGCCCCACCTCCGACCTGCGTTGCCTCTGGCCCGCAAACGCCACGCTCGGCGAGGGCACGCTGTGGTCGCCACGCCGGCAGGCGCTGTACTGGGTCGACATCCTCGGCCGCCAGCTTCACCGTTATGAGCCGGCGAGCGAGATGCGCATCAGCTGGCATTTCAGCGAAGAGATCTCGGCACTTGCGGAAAGGGCGAACGCGCCCGGCCTGCTCGTCACGCTGCGCAGCGGCTTCGCCTTCTTCGACCCCGACAACGGCACGCTCACGCCGCTGCATGACCCCGAGCCCCACCTCCCCGGCAACCGCTTCAACGACGGCAAGTGCGATGCGCAAGGCAACTTCTGGGGCGGCACCATGGACTTCGGCTGCACCGAGCCCACCGGCAAGCTCTATCGCTTCGACGCCCAGCACCGCTGCACGCTCGCCTTCGATGCGAACTACGCGGTGACCAACGGCCCCACCTGGTCGCTCGACGGGCGCACGCTCTTCTTCAACGAGACGGCGAAGAAGAAGGTCCACGCCTTCGACCTCGACCCGGCCACCGGCGCGTTGTCGAACCAGCGGCTTTTCCTGCGGCTCGCCGATGAAGACGGCTACCCCGACGGCATGACCACCGACGCCGAAGGCCGCCTCTGGATCGCCCACTGGGGCGGCGCGTGCGTGAGCTGCCACGACCCGGTGACAGCGCAGGAGCTGGCCCGCATCCAACTCCCCACCGACCACGTCAGCAACTGCTGCTTTGGCGGCCCGGAACTGAAGACGCTCTTCATCACCACCGCACGCTTCGAGCTGAGCGACGCACAACTTGCTGCGCAGCCGCTCGCCGGCGCACTCTTCGCCATCGACCTCGACCAACCCGGCCGCGCGCCCCATCTCTTTGCAGGATGA
- a CDS encoding LysR family transcriptional regulator: MTTNYTHWFIRARLKTRQLLLLVALAEEGNIHRAAQVLNMTQPAASKLLKDLEDVLEVPLFERLPRGMRPTWYGETMIRHARVALASLNQAHDELTALKAGRFGQVSVGAITAPGLVLLPPAVALVKQEHPSLNVSLQIETSDVLMERLSHGKLDMLVARLFANHDKSDLRYEVLAEEPVSAITRPGHPLLNVSQLGLRDVVSAGWIVSPSGSVLRHRFELMFQEEGLEPPVNIIDTSALLFITKMLQQSDMIAVVASDVARYYASHGIVSILPIDLPCHMDAFGLITRTDKLLSPAAKVMLRALKSTAVTVYGSRFEPSADDLD; encoded by the coding sequence ATGACGACGAACTACACGCACTGGTTCATCCGCGCCCGGCTCAAGACGCGCCAGCTGCTCTTGCTGGTGGCGCTGGCGGAGGAAGGCAACATCCACCGCGCGGCGCAGGTGCTCAACATGACGCAGCCGGCCGCGTCGAAGCTGCTGAAGGACCTGGAAGACGTGCTGGAGGTGCCGCTCTTCGAGCGCCTGCCGCGCGGCATGCGACCCACCTGGTATGGCGAAACCATGATCCGCCACGCGCGGGTGGCGCTGGCCAGCCTGAACCAGGCGCACGACGAACTCACCGCGCTGAAGGCTGGCCGCTTCGGCCAGGTGAGCGTGGGCGCGATCACCGCGCCGGGCCTCGTGCTGCTGCCGCCGGCGGTGGCGCTCGTGAAGCAGGAGCACCCGAGCCTCAACGTCTCGCTGCAGATCGAAACCAGCGACGTGCTGATGGAGCGGCTCTCTCACGGCAAGCTCGACATGCTGGTGGCGCGCCTCTTCGCCAACCACGACAAGAGCGACCTGCGCTACGAGGTGCTGGCCGAGGAGCCGGTGTCGGCCATCACACGCCCGGGGCACCCGCTGCTCAACGTGTCGCAGCTCGGCCTGCGCGACGTGGTGAGCGCGGGCTGGATCGTGTCGCCTTCAGGCAGCGTGCTGCGCCATCGCTTCGAGCTGATGTTCCAGGAAGAAGGCCTGGAGCCGCCGGTCAACATCATCGACACCAGCGCCCTGCTCTTCATCACCAAGATGCTGCAGCAGAGCGACATGATCGCCGTGGTGGCGAGTGACGTGGCGCGCTACTACGCCTCGCACGGCATCGTATCGATCCTGCCAATCGACCTGCCCTGCCACATGGATGCGTTCGGCCTCATCACCCGCACCGACAAGCTGCTGTCGCCGGCGGCCAAGGTGATGCTGAGGGCCCTGAAGAGCACGGCGGTCACGGTGTATGGCTCGCGCTTCGAGCCCTCCGCGGACGACTTGGACTGA
- the dnaQ gene encoding DNA polymerase III subunit epsilon: MRQIFFDTETTGLSPESGDRIIEIGCVEMVNRRLTGNNKHFYLNPERPNHEDAVKIHGLTDEFLADKPLFAAIADELLEYLAGAEVIAHNASFDVGFFNEELKRLGRGKFVEHVGSVTDTLVMAREMFPGKSNSLDALCKRLEVDNSNRTLHGALLDAGLLAEVYINMTRGQDSLVIDATEAAQADLVLAAIDFSQFTLPVLVANDEEITAHEAILAETDKSSGGKTAWRALVA, translated from the coding sequence ATGAGACAGATCTTCTTCGACACCGAAACCACCGGCCTCAGCCCCGAATCGGGTGACCGAATCATCGAGATCGGCTGCGTCGAGATGGTGAACCGGCGCCTGACCGGCAACAACAAGCACTTCTACCTCAACCCCGAGCGGCCCAACCATGAAGACGCCGTCAAGATCCACGGGCTGACCGACGAATTCCTGGCCGACAAGCCGCTCTTCGCGGCCATCGCCGACGAGCTGCTGGAGTACCTGGCCGGTGCCGAGGTCATCGCGCACAACGCTAGCTTCGACGTGGGCTTCTTCAACGAGGAGCTGAAGCGCCTCGGCCGCGGCAAGTTCGTCGAGCATGTGGGCAGCGTCACCGACACGCTGGTGATGGCGCGCGAGATGTTCCCGGGCAAGTCGAACTCGCTCGACGCGTTGTGCAAGCGCCTGGAGGTCGACAACTCCAACCGCACGCTGCACGGCGCCCTGCTCGACGCAGGACTGCTTGCCGAGGTCTACATCAACATGACCCGCGGGCAGGACTCGCTGGTCATCGACGCCACCGAGGCCGCACAGGCCGACCTGGTGCTTGCGGCCATCGACTTCAGCCAGTTCACGCTGCCGGTGCTGGTCGCGAACGACGAGGAAATCACCGCTCACGAAGCCATCCTCGCCGAAACCGACAAGTCGTCCGGCGGCAAGACGGCCTGGCGCGCGCTTGTGGCATAA
- a CDS encoding AMP-binding protein, translating to MAGESGLGAFAAALGTAPPDLNDPTVLARWLHRWSADHPEAFWPSLWRHIALVAEGDAARVHDEHGRFFPEVRLNVAENLIGGRGADPDAVAVTSCHAEGEPDRLTRAELAQQVRQLAQALRERGVGEGDRVAIIPRSDARAVVAVLAVAAVGASLALASPEMGAALMTTRFKPLAPRVLLAHAGPMPHDTGHPLATRVAQVAQALPSLEAVIVLDDAESHLPALVVPVVDLFLAQADAGPVRTAWPRFPFQQPLFITPAAGADGQAEWLVHGAGGTLLEQVKQHRLHLGLDRGSALFAPASVASALWLWQLSALESGAGIVLYDGPVRDARTLWRVAQEGGATVFVASAPYLQLGVHAGLAPAREHGLGALRTLLYTGMTLDERAQRWVREQVAPVDLQALCMSADLLCGLVLQQPGLVLEDEANRSVGLGLRIPSAREGDTGELACREHFPSRPLGFLDDPTGERFRATYLERQPGRWATGERIERAADGSLLLRGRVDGLMNVRGAQVSPAELGALMREFREIREWAVVEQQQPRQLGEGRAVLLLALRDGASLDGALIARMRRRFTEAASPAHVPDVVLQVPELPRLSDGSVCVAALRDVVNERPVADIRRLVNPGALRALRDEPALRNSTVPAGPLPPPPAPGWRSRHDHEAYLKSLWEAIFGFSPIGLDDDFFEIGGHSLLAARIVADIQHSTEQRLAPSTLLKAPTIRQLAAVMDQAAWDLPVPLVQLRPGSGRPFFLVHSLAGTFLELWAVLRALDTQRAVYGLQARAIGDENAPYVSVREMATDYIGHMRRVQPTGPYAVGGYSFGGLVAYEIAQQLSRAGETVESRHPDRHPCARTLPAALGMGALLRQLAGRDRAPAALAAAARAGRLPAQERHGAGRPGPYRAGPRAQAARAGGRPAARSQFPAGLAAGARRDAGGAARVPARAVCGAGGFPAGLPPQPR from the coding sequence ATGGCAGGCGAGTCGGGGCTGGGCGCGTTCGCGGCGGCGCTCGGTACGGCGCCGCCGGATCTGAACGATCCAACCGTGCTGGCGCGCTGGCTTCATCGTTGGTCGGCCGATCATCCCGAAGCATTCTGGCCGTCGCTCTGGCGTCACATCGCCCTAGTGGCCGAGGGCGATGCCGCCCGCGTGCATGACGAGCACGGGCGCTTCTTTCCCGAGGTCCGCCTCAACGTTGCCGAGAACCTCATCGGCGGCCGGGGCGCTGACCCCGATGCGGTGGCGGTGACCTCCTGCCACGCCGAGGGCGAGCCCGATCGCCTCACCCGCGCAGAACTTGCCCAGCAGGTGCGGCAACTGGCCCAGGCCCTGCGCGAGCGTGGCGTAGGTGAGGGCGATCGTGTGGCCATCATCCCGCGCAGCGACGCCCGCGCTGTGGTGGCCGTGCTCGCCGTGGCAGCTGTCGGGGCCAGCCTGGCGCTCGCCTCTCCCGAGATGGGCGCCGCCTTGATGACGACTCGCTTCAAGCCGCTCGCACCCCGCGTGCTGCTCGCCCACGCAGGGCCGATGCCGCACGACACCGGCCACCCGCTCGCCACCCGCGTGGCGCAGGTCGCGCAGGCGCTTCCTTCGCTCGAAGCGGTGATCGTGCTCGACGATGCGGAGTCTCATCTGCCCGCGCTGGTCGTGCCGGTGGTCGACCTCTTCCTGGCGCAAGCCGATGCCGGCCCGGTGCGCACGGCCTGGCCGCGCTTTCCATTCCAGCAGCCGCTCTTCATCACGCCCGCGGCAGGTGCCGACGGGCAGGCCGAGTGGCTGGTGCACGGCGCCGGCGGCACCTTGCTGGAACAGGTCAAGCAGCACCGGCTGCACCTCGGCCTTGACCGCGGCAGCGCCCTGTTCGCGCCGGCCTCGGTCGCGTCGGCGCTCTGGCTGTGGCAGCTGTCGGCGCTGGAAAGCGGCGCCGGCATCGTGCTGTACGACGGCCCGGTGCGCGATGCCCGCACGCTCTGGCGCGTGGCGCAGGAGGGCGGGGCGACGGTCTTCGTGGCGTCTGCGCCCTACCTGCAGCTCGGTGTCCATGCCGGTCTGGCTCCAGCGCGCGAGCACGGCCTGGGTGCCCTGCGGACCCTGCTCTACACCGGCATGACGCTCGACGAGCGGGCGCAGCGCTGGGTGCGCGAGCAGGTTGCGCCTGTGGACCTGCAAGCCTTGTGCATGAGCGCCGACCTGCTGTGCGGCCTGGTGCTGCAGCAGCCCGGCCTGGTGCTGGAAGACGAAGCCAACCGCAGCGTCGGCCTTGGGCTGCGGATTCCAAGCGCACGCGAGGGCGACACCGGCGAGCTCGCGTGCCGTGAGCACTTTCCATCGCGCCCGCTCGGCTTCCTCGACGACCCGACCGGCGAGCGGTTTCGCGCCACCTACCTGGAGCGCCAGCCTGGCCGCTGGGCCACCGGCGAGCGCATTGAGCGTGCCGCCGATGGCAGCCTCTTGCTGCGAGGACGTGTCGACGGCCTGATGAATGTGCGCGGCGCGCAGGTGTCGCCCGCCGAGCTGGGCGCGCTGATGCGAGAGTTCCGCGAGATCCGCGAATGGGCGGTGGTGGAGCAGCAGCAACCCCGCCAACTGGGCGAGGGTCGTGCGGTGCTGCTGCTGGCGCTGCGCGACGGGGCGAGTCTCGACGGCGCGCTGATCGCGCGCATGCGCCGCCGCTTCACCGAAGCCGCCTCGCCCGCACACGTACCCGACGTGGTGCTCCAGGTGCCGGAGCTGCCCCGCCTGTCCGATGGCAGCGTGTGCGTCGCGGCGCTGCGTGACGTGGTCAACGAGCGCCCGGTCGCCGACATCCGCCGCCTGGTCAACCCCGGTGCCTTGCGCGCCCTGCGCGACGAACCCGCGCTGCGCAACTCCACCGTGCCCGCCGGCCCCTTGCCGCCGCCGCCCGCACCTGGCTGGCGCTCGCGGCACGACCACGAGGCCTATCTCAAGTCGCTGTGGGAAGCCATCTTCGGCTTTTCGCCCATCGGCCTTGACGACGACTTCTTCGAGATCGGCGGCCATTCGTTGTTGGCCGCGCGCATCGTGGCCGACATCCAGCACTCGACCGAGCAGCGCCTGGCGCCCAGCACGCTGCTCAAGGCCCCGACCATCCGCCAGCTCGCCGCCGTCATGGACCAGGCCGCATGGGACCTGCCGGTGCCGCTCGTGCAGCTGCGCCCGGGCAGCGGCCGGCCGTTCTTCCTCGTGCACAGCCTGGCCGGCACCTTCCTCGAACTGTGGGCGGTGCTGCGAGCGCTCGACACGCAACGCGCGGTGTATGGCCTGCAGGCGCGAGCCATCGGCGATGAGAACGCGCCTTACGTCAGCGTGCGCGAAATGGCCACCGACTACATCGGCCACATGCGCCGCGTGCAGCCCACAGGGCCCTATGCGGTGGGCGGCTATTCCTTTGGCGGCCTGGTCGCCTACGAAATCGCCCAGCAGCTGAGCCGCGCCGGCGAGACTGTCGAGTCTCGTCACCCTGATCGACACCCATGTGCACGGACGCTACCTGCCGCTCTGGGAATGGGTGCGCTACTGCGCCAGCTGGCTGGGCGTGACCGGGCGCCGGCTGCGCTCGCTGCCGCTGCGCGGGCAGGTCGACTACCTGCGCAAGAAAGGCATGGTGCTGGCCGACCGGGCCCGTATCGCGCTGGGCCTCGCGCCCAAGCGGCCCGAGCTGGTGGGCGACCTGCTGCGCGAAGCCAATTTCCCGCCGGCCTTGCGGCGGGTGCGCGGCGCGATGCTGGTGGCGCTGCGCGAGTACCGGCCCGAGCCGTATGCGGGGCGGGTGGTTTTCCTGCGGGCCTCCCACCCCAGCCCCGGTGA
- the araD1 gene encoding AraD1 family protein — translation MRLIQFIDDDSACSVGRVTAEGVRRVGGFRSSYALASAALSRGIGLEAFVEGRDAPGALLPYALLQQESRLLPPVTHPDPAHCLVSGTGLTHLGSAAARDAMHHKLAGGEETLSDSMRMFKSGLEGGKPAEGAGAQPEWFYKGNGHIVAAPGAPLTMPDFALDGGEEPGLVGLYLIDSSGQPRRLGFAIGNEFSDHVTERQNYLYLAHSKLRACSIGPELRTGALPASLSGTSRIRRDGQVVWEKPFQTGEANMSHSIANLEYHHFKYAEHRRPGDLHLHFFGTATLSFADNVRVQPGDRFEIELPEFGAPLVNPLALAERGFAFGGVKPL, via the coding sequence ATGAGACTCATCCAGTTCATCGACGACGACAGCGCCTGCAGCGTGGGCCGCGTGACCGCCGAGGGCGTGCGCCGCGTCGGCGGGTTTCGCAGCAGCTACGCGCTCGCCTCCGCAGCGCTGTCGCGCGGCATCGGGCTGGAAGCCTTCGTCGAAGGTCGTGATGCGCCGGGCGCGCTGCTGCCGTATGCGCTGCTGCAACAGGAGAGCCGGCTGCTTCCTCCGGTGACGCACCCCGATCCGGCGCATTGCCTCGTGAGCGGCACCGGCCTCACCCACCTGGGCAGCGCCGCCGCACGCGACGCCATGCACCACAAGCTCGCAGGCGGCGAAGAGACGCTGTCGGATTCGATGCGCATGTTCAAGTCGGGCCTCGAGGGCGGCAAGCCGGCCGAGGGCGCCGGTGCCCAGCCCGAGTGGTTCTACAAGGGCAACGGTCACATCGTCGCCGCGCCCGGCGCGCCGCTCACGATGCCCGACTTCGCGCTCGACGGTGGCGAGGAGCCCGGACTCGTCGGCCTCTATCTCATCGACAGCAGCGGCCAGCCACGCCGCCTGGGTTTTGCCATCGGCAACGAGTTCTCCGACCACGTGACCGAACGCCAGAACTACCTCTACCTGGCCCATTCGAAGCTGCGCGCCTGCAGCATCGGCCCCGAGCTGCGAACGGGTGCCTTGCCGGCCAGCCTGTCGGGCACGAGCCGCATCCGCCGCGACGGGCAGGTGGTCTGGGAGAAGCCCTTCCAGACCGGCGAGGCCAACATGAGCCACAGCATCGCGAACCTGGAGTACCACCACTTCAAGTACGCCGAGCATCGCCGCCCCGGTGACCTGCACCTGCACTTCTTCGGCACCGCCACACTGAGCTTTGCCGACAACGTGCGCGTGCAGCCCGGCGACCGCTTCGAGATCGAGTTGCCAGAGTTCGGCGCGCCGCTCGTGAACCCGCTGGCGCTGGCCGAGCGCGGCTTCGCCTTCGGTGGCGTGAAACCTCTCTGA
- a CDS encoding LysR family transcriptional regulator, with translation MSGDSTQIELRVWRQFLVLAEVLHFGRAAKQLNITQPPLTLAIQQLEARLGVPLFERTRRQVSLTPAGQALVEPVRQLLQQASALCSIARTVGQGAVGRLRLGFVSTVGFGPLPGWLRGFRDIEPGIEVVLREATSDVQLRAFELGEADAGFVLHAPGIVPEGTGQSLSRLSVSIEPMVLAVPENSPLTTARRLTLSQILAQPLIIFPREIAPSLYDAVLAFYHRHSASLVIAQEAIQMQTIVNLVSAGLGLAWVPQSVTTLQRPGVVYRRLPVALGAMAPRAETSLVWPSDAGPVVTRFVDYVRRTLDDQHEPDLA, from the coding sequence ATGAGCGGCGACAGCACACAGATCGAATTGCGCGTGTGGCGCCAGTTCCTGGTGCTCGCGGAGGTGCTGCATTTCGGCCGAGCAGCCAAGCAGCTCAACATCACTCAGCCGCCGCTCACGCTGGCGATCCAGCAGCTGGAGGCGCGCCTGGGCGTGCCGCTCTTCGAGCGCACGCGCCGGCAGGTGTCGCTCACGCCGGCGGGGCAGGCACTGGTCGAGCCGGTGCGGCAGTTGTTGCAGCAGGCCTCGGCGCTTTGCTCGATCGCACGCACGGTGGGGCAGGGGGCGGTGGGGCGGCTTCGGCTGGGCTTCGTCTCGACGGTCGGCTTCGGCCCGTTGCCCGGCTGGCTGCGGGGCTTTCGGGACATCGAACCCGGCATCGAGGTGGTGCTGCGCGAGGCGACGAGCGATGTGCAACTGCGCGCGTTCGAGCTGGGCGAGGCTGATGCCGGCTTCGTGCTGCACGCGCCGGGCATCGTGCCCGAAGGCACCGGGCAGAGCCTCTCGCGGCTGTCGGTCAGCATCGAGCCGATGGTGCTGGCCGTGCCCGAGAACTCGCCGCTCACCACCGCGCGCCGGCTCACGCTCTCGCAGATCCTGGCGCAGCCGCTGATCATCTTTCCGCGCGAGATCGCGCCTTCTCTGTACGACGCGGTGCTGGCCTTCTATCACCGCCACAGCGCCTCGCTCGTGATCGCACAGGAAGCGATCCAGATGCAGACCATCGTCAACCTCGTCTCCGCAGGCCTCGGCCTGGCGTGGGTGCCGCAGTCGGTGACGACCTTGCAGCGGCCGGGGGTGGTGTACCGGCGCCTGCCGGTGGCGCTTGGGGCGATGGCGCCGCGCGCCGAGACCAGCCTGGTGTGGCCGTCGGATGCCGGCCCGGTGGTGACGCGCTTCGTCGACTACGTGCGGCGCACGCTCGACGACCAGCACGAGCCCGACCTCGCCTGA
- a CDS encoding SDR family NAD(P)-dependent oxidoreductase: MPSPSQLATYPSLKDRPVFVTGGGSGIGAALVEAFVAQGARVAFVDIDEASSRALAQKLGSDRLWWRRCDVRDIPALQTAIADAAKALGDFAVLVNNVASDDRHTLEEITPEYYDNRIAINQRPAMFAIQSVVPGMKRMGFGSIVNVGSIGWQTKNSDYPCYAVSKSSVDGLTRGFASGLGKDRIRVNTVTPGWVMTERQVKMWLDAEGEKEIARNQCLPDKLMPEHIASMVLFLASDDAAMCTAQEFTVDAGWT, encoded by the coding sequence ATGCCTTCCCCCTCTCAACTTGCCACCTATCCCAGCCTGAAAGACCGCCCGGTGTTCGTCACCGGGGGCGGCAGCGGGATCGGCGCGGCGCTGGTCGAAGCCTTCGTTGCGCAGGGCGCACGCGTGGCCTTCGTCGACATCGACGAGGCGTCGAGCCGCGCCCTCGCGCAAAAGCTCGGCTCAGACCGGCTCTGGTGGCGCCGTTGCGACGTGCGCGACATCCCGGCGCTGCAAACGGCCATCGCCGATGCCGCGAAAGCGCTGGGGGACTTCGCTGTGCTGGTCAACAACGTGGCCAGCGACGACCGGCACACGCTGGAGGAGATCACGCCCGAGTACTACGACAACCGCATCGCCATCAACCAGCGGCCGGCGATGTTTGCCATCCAGTCGGTGGTGCCGGGCATGAAGCGGATGGGCTTCGGCTCGATCGTCAACGTCGGCTCCATCGGCTGGCAGACGAAGAACAGCGACTACCCGTGCTACGCGGTGTCGAAGTCGTCCGTCGATGGGCTGACGCGCGGCTTTGCGTCGGGGCTGGGAAAGGACCGCATCCGCGTCAACACGGTCACCCCGGGTTGGGTGATGACCGAGCGCCAGGTGAAGATGTGGCTGGATGCCGAGGGCGAAAAAGAGATTGCGCGTAACCAGTGCCTGCCCGACAAGCTGATGCCGGAGCACATCGCGAGCATGGTGCTGTTCCTGGCGTCGGACGATGCCGCCATGTGCACCGCCCAGGAATTCACCGTGGACGCCGGCTGGACCTGA
- the lgt gene encoding prolipoprotein diacylglyceryl transferase, producing the protein MLIHPQFDPVALQIGPVAIHWYGLTYLVAFGLFLWLAALRVKKPWFADAGWTRRDVEDLLFFGVLGVVLGGRLGFVLFYNLGHYLQNPLEIFAVWKGGMSFHGGMLGVAVALAIYSRTRKRPVLQTFDVIAPCVPTGLASGRIGNFINGELWGRFADPSLPWAMVFPQSGSEQPRHPSQLYQFALEGLLLFAFLWFYGRKQRAPGQVAAAFVFGYGVCRFVVEYFRQPDKGLENLPLGLSMGQWLCVPMILGGALWWWWAGQRSRNVNA; encoded by the coding sequence ATGCTCATCCATCCGCAGTTCGACCCCGTCGCCCTCCAGATCGGCCCGGTGGCCATTCACTGGTACGGACTGACCTACCTGGTCGCCTTCGGGCTCTTCCTGTGGCTGGCGGCGCTGCGGGTGAAGAAACCCTGGTTTGCCGACGCCGGCTGGACCCGCCGCGACGTTGAGGACCTGCTGTTCTTCGGCGTGCTGGGCGTGGTGCTGGGCGGGCGGCTGGGCTTCGTGCTCTTCTACAACCTCGGCCACTACCTGCAGAACCCGCTCGAAATCTTCGCGGTGTGGAAGGGCGGAATGTCGTTCCACGGCGGCATGCTCGGCGTGGCCGTGGCGCTCGCGATCTACTCGCGTACCCGCAAACGGCCGGTGTTGCAGACCTTCGACGTGATCGCACCCTGCGTGCCCACGGGGCTCGCCTCGGGACGCATCGGCAACTTCATCAACGGCGAACTGTGGGGCCGCTTCGCCGACCCGAGCCTGCCGTGGGCGATGGTGTTTCCGCAATCGGGCAGCGAGCAGCCGCGCCACCCGTCGCAGCTCTACCAGTTCGCACTCGAAGGCCTGCTGCTGTTTGCGTTCCTCTGGTTCTACGGCCGCAAGCAGCGCGCGCCTGGGCAGGTGGCGGCAGCCTTCGTGTTCGGCTATGGCGTGTGCCGCTTCGTCGTCGAATATTTCCGCCAGCCCGACAAAGGTCTGGAGAACCTGCCGCTCGGCCTCAGCATGGGCCAGTGGCTGTGCGTGCCGATGATCCTCGGCGGCGCGCTTTGGTGGTGGTGGGCGGGCCAGCGCTCGCGAAACGTGAACGCCTGA
- a CDS encoding aldose 1-epimerase has product MQAEGLRQETLWLEHAGQRLGLAPALGGAVAAWQAWHGDAWHDLWRPWDGASPDRYTFANFAMLPWTNRISRGGFEQAGHHHPIAPNRAGEPYPIHGDGWLQAWTADRPRPDTLRLQLESNRHDGNPYHYRAEQVFTLVDGGLDQRLNVTHLGAEPLPYGLGLHPYFPRTPGTRITTAVKGVWLCGSDPLPTGHTTQIPADWDFNRGAPAHGSFVDNCYTGWSGEAHIDWPEHGLRVTLRDLATLKRGRHDGFCLMYRPPHGPAFCFEPVTHPIDAFHLPGRPGLKVLSTGESLSLDLQWRVEKSTR; this is encoded by the coding sequence ATGCAGGCTGAAGGACTTCGACAAGAGACCCTCTGGCTCGAACACGCCGGCCAGCGGCTGGGCCTCGCGCCTGCGCTCGGCGGCGCGGTCGCCGCGTGGCAGGCCTGGCACGGCGACGCATGGCACGACCTCTGGCGTCCGTGGGACGGCGCGAGCCCCGACCGCTACACCTTCGCCAACTTCGCGATGCTGCCGTGGACCAACCGCATCAGCCGCGGCGGCTTCGAGCAGGCCGGCCACCACCACCCGATCGCGCCCAACCGCGCCGGCGAACCCTACCCCATCCACGGCGACGGCTGGCTGCAGGCCTGGACGGCCGACCGGCCCCGGCCCGACACACTGCGCCTGCAGCTCGAATCGAACCGGCACGACGGCAACCCCTACCACTACCGCGCCGAGCAGGTCTTCACGCTGGTCGACGGCGGGCTCGACCAGCGCCTGAACGTCACCCACCTCGGCGCCGAGCCCCTGCCCTACGGCCTGGGCCTGCACCCGTACTTCCCGCGCACACCGGGCACCCGCATCACCACGGCGGTGAAGGGCGTGTGGCTGTGCGGCAGCGACCCGCTGCCGACCGGCCACACCACGCAGATCCCGGCCGACTGGGACTTCAACCGCGGCGCACCGGCGCATGGCAGCTTCGTCGACAACTGCTACACCGGCTGGTCGGGCGAGGCGCACATCGACTGGCCCGAGCACGGCCTGCGCGTGACGCTGCGCGACCTCGCCACGCTGAAGCGTGGCCGGCACGACGGCTTCTGCCTGATGTACCGCCCGCCGCACGGCCCTGCGTTCTGCTTCGAGCCGGTCACCCACCCGATCGACGCCTTCCACCTGCCGGGCCGACCCGGGCTCAAGGTGCTGTCGACCGGCGAATCGCTGAGCCTCGACCTGCAGTGGCGCGTGGAGAAATCGACGCGCTGA